A single Streptosporangiales bacterium DNA region contains:
- a CDS encoding alpha/beta fold hydrolase, which produces MQSTRYRRPGLVVREHVLPVPLDHARPDGERIDLFARELVDSDREHDELPWLLWLQGGPGNRAERPGQVSGWLARALREFRVVLMDQRGTGRSTPATRQTLPERGDAKAQAAYLTHFRADSIVRDGEVLRRTLAGDDARWTLVGQSFGGFCVLSYLSFAPDGVREAIVTGGLPALEGGPDPVYRSTYEQVARRNAAYFARYPDDQRRARDVARHLTGTAERLPTGEVLTARRFQTAGMVLGNAARFDAFHDLLEDPFATSGGTRVLNDTFLHAVSAMVSFADRPLYALLHEPCWCQGEAANWSAERTRAERGGEFAAAADTFRFTGEMVYPWQYDEDPALVPLRDTAYLLAEKDDWPALYDVDRLAANEVPVAAAVYVDDMYVPLDHSLTTARRIGALNPWITNTHQHDGIRQDGAAVLDRMLDMVRGR; this is translated from the coding sequence CCGTTACCGGCGTCCCGGTCTCGTCGTACGCGAACACGTCCTGCCCGTACCTCTCGACCATGCGCGGCCCGACGGCGAACGCATCGACCTGTTCGCGCGGGAGCTCGTCGACAGCGACCGCGAGCACGACGAGCTGCCGTGGCTGCTGTGGCTCCAGGGCGGGCCGGGCAACCGGGCGGAGCGACCCGGCCAGGTCTCCGGCTGGCTGGCGCGGGCACTACGCGAGTTCCGCGTCGTCCTCATGGACCAGCGCGGCACGGGGCGGTCGACGCCGGCGACGCGGCAGACGCTGCCCGAGCGCGGTGACGCGAAGGCGCAGGCCGCATACCTGACGCACTTCCGCGCCGACTCGATCGTGCGCGACGGCGAGGTGCTCAGGCGCACGCTCGCCGGCGACGACGCGAGGTGGACGCTGGTCGGCCAGAGCTTCGGCGGCTTCTGCGTGCTGAGCTACCTGTCGTTCGCGCCCGACGGCGTGCGCGAGGCGATCGTCACCGGTGGCCTGCCCGCGCTCGAAGGAGGGCCCGATCCCGTCTATCGGTCGACGTACGAGCAGGTCGCGCGACGGAACGCGGCGTACTTCGCGCGCTACCCGGACGACCAGCGACGCGCACGTGACGTCGCCAGGCACCTCACCGGTACGGCGGAGCGGCTGCCGACGGGGGAGGTGCTGACGGCGCGGCGCTTCCAGACAGCCGGCATGGTGCTCGGCAACGCGGCGAGGTTCGACGCGTTCCACGACCTGCTCGAGGATCCGTTCGCGACGTCGGGTGGCACGCGGGTCCTGAACGACACGTTCCTGCACGCGGTCTCGGCGATGGTGTCGTTCGCGGACCGTCCGCTCTACGCACTGCTGCACGAGCCCTGCTGGTGCCAGGGCGAGGCCGCGAACTGGTCCGCGGAACGGACCCGCGCCGAGCGCGGCGGGGAGTTCGCCGCGGCGGCCGACACGTTCCGCTTCACCGGCGAGATGGTCTACCCGTGGCAGTACGACGAGGATCCGGCGCTCGTCCCGCTGCGCGACACCGCGTACCTGCTCGCGGAGAAGGACGACTGGCCCGCGCTCTACGACGTCGACCGGCTCGCCGCCAACGAGGTGCCGGTGGCGGCCGCGGTGTACGTCGACGACATGTACGTGCCGTTGGACCATTCGCTGACGACGGCGAGGCGGATCGGTGCACTGAACCCCTGGATCACGAACACGCACCAGCACGACGGCATCCGGCAGGACGGCGCGGCCGTCCTCGACCGGATGCTCGACATGGTGCGCGGCCGGTGA